A genomic stretch from Actinomadura rubteroloni includes:
- a CDS encoding MarR family winged helix-turn-helix transcriptional regulator, whose protein sequence is MTTPAPVRALPDLSFLFNHAAHVLRTQMAAALAEVGLTSRMHCVLVHALEEERTQIQLAEIGDMDKTTMVATVDALEKAGLAERRPSSRDRRARVIRVTPAGAEAAARSQEIVDRVHGAVLDALPEDERAVFVRAMNRLVDGHLAVPAAAPATRRARERST, encoded by the coding sequence ATGACCACACCGGCCCCGGTCCGCGCGCTGCCGGACCTGTCGTTCCTGTTCAACCACGCCGCGCACGTCCTGCGGACGCAGATGGCGGCGGCGCTGGCCGAGGTCGGGCTGACGTCGCGGATGCACTGCGTGCTCGTCCACGCGCTGGAGGAGGAGCGCACGCAGATCCAGCTCGCCGAGATCGGCGACATGGACAAGACGACGATGGTCGCGACCGTGGACGCGCTGGAGAAGGCGGGCCTGGCCGAGCGGCGGCCGTCCAGCCGGGACCGCCGCGCCCGCGTCATCCGGGTAACGCCGGCGGGCGCCGAGGCGGCGGCGCGCAGCCAGGAGATCGTCGACCGCGTCCACGGCGCGGTCCTGGACGCGCTGCCGGAGGACGAGCGGGCGGTGTTCGTGCGCGCGATGAACCGGCTGGTGGACGGGCATCTGGCGGTCCCGGCGGCCGCGCCCGCGACGCGCCGGGCGCGGGAGCGCAGCACCTGA